Proteins found in one Salvia splendens isolate huo1 chromosome 10, SspV2, whole genome shotgun sequence genomic segment:
- the LOC121753204 gene encoding leucine-rich repeat receptor-like protein kinase TDR → MQVPMEILHLILLTPLMLLLMQPLLAEDDPLSYALLNLKYEILDHSNALSDWSLPSQPHPSPQIHACSWTGIKCNHNSTKITALDLSMKNLGGSLSGKQFNLFVDLVDLNLSHNSFSGKLPPGIFDLKGLTSLDISRNNFSGVFPPGISNLTNLVVLDAFSNSFSGALPRDVASLDSLEILNFAGSYFSGPIPSEYGSFKSIQFIHLAGNFLNGNIPPELGKLKTVSHMEIGYNLYEGGIPWQFGNMSELTYLDIADCKLSGPIPSQLSNLTKLESLFLFRNTLSGKIAWELSRIWNLKSLDLSDNLLSGPIPDSFSELKNLKLLSLMYNELSGSVSDGIAKLPQLDTLLIWSNYFTGSLPEDLGRFSKLQHVDVSTNLFVGNIPAGICAGGELAKLILFTNNFTGGLSPSLTNCSSLVRLRLEDNRFSGEISLHFGNFPDVSYVDLSRNMFVGGLPSDIDQALKLEYFNVSGNPHLGGVVPMNLWSLPNLQNFSMVSCGVSGNIPPFEGCKSVVVIELGMNNLSGNVQESVSNCKQLVVMDLASNNLSGSIAMELANLPALTILDLSHNALTGSIPAKFGVSSSLRLLNVSYNDISGAIPSNKTFKMMDESAFVGNLKLCGAPLRPCPSGNGISNGLQLGSRRAQKLAWVLILCAVTALFIMAAVFGIVYLRRGSKGQWKVVAFDGLPQFTASDVLRSFNCVEATALPDSICKVVLPTGITVSAKKIEWEAKEMKEMLQFFTRIGDTRHASLTRLLGICYNNQLAYLLYDYMPNGNLAEKIGMSRDWEAKCRIIHGVAKALCFLHHDCFPAIPHGNLKARNVLLDENMEPRLSEFGLSSIVESVENPLPAKIRKETGGFITSIRDELDMDVYNFGELILEVLTNGKVGNASQSLQREDLMRRVGDDNGIVPSSSLHEAMKSVVEVALLCTRSIPSHRPTMQDAIKLLPGSNTRGRH, encoded by the exons ATGCAAGTTCCAATGGAGATTCTCCACCTAATTCTGCTTACTCcattgatgttgttgttgaTGCAGCCACTTCTTGCAGAAGATGATCCTCTCTCCTACGCCCTCTTAAACTTGAAATACGAAATTCTTGATCACTCCAACGCCTTGAGTGACTGGTCTCTGCCCTCTCAACCCCACCCCTCCCCCCAAATCCACGCCTGCTCATGGACTGGGATCAAATGCAACCACAACTCCACCAAAATCACAGCTTTAGACCTCTCGATGAAGAATCTAGGCGGCTCTCTCTCCGGGAAGCAGTTCAATCTCTTCGTCGATCTCGTCGATCTCAACCTCAGCCACAACTCATTCTCGGGCAAACTCCCACCTGGGATCTTCGACCTCAAAGGCCTCACTTCGTTAGACATAAGCAGGAACAATTTCTCTGGTGTTTTCCCACCTGGGATTTCTAATCTTACCAATCTTGTTGTTCTTGATGCCTTCAGCAACAGCTTCTCTGGGGCCCTCCCCCGAGATGTTGCAAGCCTTGATTCCCTCGAAATCTTGAATTTTGCAGGGAGTTATTTCAGTGGGCCGATACCATCAGAGTATGGCTCCTTCAAATCGATCCAATTCATTCATTTAGCTGGGAATTTTCTAAATGGAAACATACCTCCTGAGCTGGGGAAGCTCAAGACGGTTTCACATATGGAGATTGGTTACAATTTATATGAAGGTGGGATTCCATGGCAGTTTGGGAATATGAGTGAGCTCACCTATCTTGACATTGCAGATTGCAAACTCTCAGGCCCCATCCCATCCCAACTCAGCAACCTCACCAAGCTTGAATCCCTTTTCCTTTTTAGGAATACGCTGAGTGGTAAGATTGCATGGGAGCTCAGCAGAATCTGGAACCTCAAAAGCTTGGATCTTTCAGACAATCTGCTTTCTGGGCCGATCCCAGACAGTTTTTCTGAGCTGAAAAACCTCAAATTGCTGAGCTTGATGTATAATGAGCTGTCTGGCTCTGTCTCTGATGGCATTGCTAAGCTTCCACAGCTTGATACTCTCCTAATATGGAGCAATTACTTCACTGGCTCACTGCCTGAGGATTTAGGCAGGTTTTCAAAGCTGCAACATGTCGATGTTTCGACTAATTTGTTTGTGGGAAACATTCCTGCTGGTATCTGTGCTGGAGGGGAGCTGGCGAAGCTGATTCTGTTTACGAATAATTTCACCGGAGGGTTGTCTCCTTCTCTCACAAATTGTTCGTCCCTAGTTCGCCTTCGACTTGAAGACAACCGGTTTTCAGGTGAAATCTCTCTGCACTTTGGGAATTTTCCTGATGTTTCATATGTGGACTTGTCAAGGAATATGTTTGTAGGAGGTCTTCCATCTGATATTGATCAAGCTTTAAAGCTTGAGTATTTCAATGTGTCTGGTAATCCACATCTAGGAGGCGTAGTTCCGATGAATTTATGGTCCTTGCCTAATTTGCAGAACTTTTCCATGGTTTCCTGTGGTGTGTCTGGGAATATCCCTCCATTTGAAGGGTGTAAATCTGTTGTTGTCATTGAATTGggaatgaataatttatctgGAAATGTTCAAGAAAGTGTGTCTAATTGTAAGCAGCTCGTGGTTATGGATTTAGCTAGCAATAATTTGAGTGGCTCAATAGCTATGGAGCTTGCTAATCTCCCTGCTCTCACCATATTAGACCTATCACACAATGCTTTAACTGGCTCAATCCCAGCCAAATTTGGGGTATCTTCGAGTTTACGGCTTCTTAACGTGTCCTATAATGATATCTCGGGTGCAATCCCTTCCAATAAGACGTTCAAGATGATGGATGAGAGCGCGTTTGTTGGCAATCTGAAGCTCTGTGGGGCGCCCCTGAGACCGTGCCCTAGTGGGAATGGGATCTCGAACGGGCTCCAGCTTGGGAGCAGGAGAGCTCAGAAGCTGGCTTGGGTTCTCATATTATGTGCAGTGACGGCTTTGTTCATCATGGCTGCAGTTTTCGGGATAGTTTACTTGAGAAGAGGGAGTAAAGGGCAGTGGAAAGTGGTTGCTTTTGATGGGCTTCCTCAGTTCACAGCAAGTGATGTTTTGAGGAGCTTTAACTGCGTTGAAGCCACGGCTTTGCCAGACTCAATCTGCAAAGTGGTTCTGCCCACGGGGATCACTGTCTCAGCTAAGAAGATTGAGTGGGAGGCGAAGGAGATGAAGGAGATGTTGCAGTTTTTTACTAGGATTGGTGATACAAGGCATGCGAGTTTGACAAGATTGCTTGGGATCTGCTACAACAATCAGCTTGCTTATTTGTTGTATGACTATATGCCTAATGGAAACCTAGCCGAGAAGATTGGGATGAGCAGAGATTGGGAGGCCAAGTGCAGGATTATTCATGGAGTTGCAAAGGCTTTATGCTTCCTTCATCACGACTGCTTTCCTGCTATCCCGCATGGGAATCTAAAGGCGAGGAACGTGCTTCTTGATGAAAACATGGAGCCCCGTTTGTCCGAGTTTGGACTCAGTTCAATAGTTGAATCAGTAGAAAATCCCCTACCAGCAAAGATTAGAAAAGAGACAG GTGGTTTCATAACATCGATAAGGGACGAACTGGACATGGATGTGTACAACTTTGGGGAGCTGATTCTCGAGGTCTTAACAAATGGGAAAGTGGGGAATGCATCACAGAGCCTTCAAAGGGAGGATCTGATGAGGCGAGTTGGAGATGACAACGGCATTGTTCCCTCCTCATCGTTGCACGAGGCAATGAAGTCGGTCGTTGAAGTTGCGCTTCTCTGCACGAGGAGTATCCCATCTCATAGGCCTACTATGCAAGATGCAATCAAGCTCTTGCCAGGGTCAAACACCAGAGGGCGTCACTAG